The Aedes aegypti strain LVP_AGWG chromosome 3, AaegL5.0 Primary Assembly, whole genome shotgun sequence genome contains a region encoding:
- the LOC5579886 gene encoding cyclin-dependent kinase 7: MDNRLNRYEKIDFLGEGQFATVYKARDIETNEIVAVKKIKIGNREEAADGINRTALREIKLLHELHHENIIGLLDVFGHKSNVSLVFDFMDTDLEIIIKDPKILLTPANIKSYMIQTLKGLEYLHHHWILHRDLKPNNLLLSGSGILKIGDFGLAKFFGSPNRINTNQVVTRWYRCPELLFGARQYGTGVDIWAVGCILAELLLRVPFLPGESDLDQLTRIFQVMGTPTDENWPDVKSLPDFVQYKHFPPIPLRDIFTAASDDLLDLANKLLALYPLHRCTCTEALKMPYFSNKPAPSIGSKLPMPASYYAGTKDKEDKQPTLKRKLAETVDGGTLPKRLQF, from the exons ATGGATAACCGACTTAATCgatatgagaaaattgattttctagGAGAAGGTCAG TTCGCTACGGTTTACAAAGCCCGGGACATCGAAACCAACGAAATCGTCGCGGTGAAAAAGATCAAAATCGGTAACCGGGAAGAGGCGGCAGATGGCATCAACCGTACGGCCTTGCGAGAAATCAAGCTCCTGCACGAGCTACACCACGAGAACATCATCGGATTGCTGGACGTGTTCGGCCACAAAAGTAACGTTTCGCTGGTGTTTGACTTCATGGACACGGATCTGGAAATCATTATCAAGGATCCGAAGATTCTGCTGACTCCGGCGAATATAAAAAGTTACATGATTCAAACGTTGAAAGGGTTGGAGTATCTGCACCATCATTGGATCCTACATCGGGATTTGAAGCCGAACAATTTGCTGCTCAGTGGATCCGGAATACTGAAGATTGGTGATTTTGGTTTGGCGAAATTTTTCGGATCTCCGAATCGGATCAATACCAATCAGGTCGTAACCCGGTGGTACCGATGCCCGGAATTGCTGTTCGGAGCTCGACAGTATGGAACCGGAGTGGACATCTGGGCTGTGGGATGCATTTTGGCGGAGCTTTTGCTGAGGGTTCCATTTCTTCCGGGCGAAAGCGATCTGGACCAGTTGACACGAATCTTTCAGGTGATGGGAACACCTACGGATGAAAATTGGCCCGATGTTAAATCCCTACCGGACTTTGTCCAGTATAAGCATTTCCCGCCCATTCCCTTGAGAGATATCTTCACCGCGGCCTCGGATGATTTGCTGGATTTGGCGAACAAGCTTCTTGCCCTGTATCCGTTGCACAGGTGCACATGTACTGAGGCCCTTAAGATGCCGTACTTCTCCAATAAACCTGCCCCTTCGATTGGCAGTAAGCTCCCGATGCCGGCCAGTTACTACGCCGGAACGAAGGATAAGGAAGATAAGCAGCCAACGCTGAAACGGAAACTGGCGGAAACGGTGGACGGAGGAACGCTTCCCAAGCGGTTGCAGTTTTAG
- the LOC5579885 gene encoding S-formylglutathione hydrolase, which produces MTVITLISSNKCFGGLQKIYSHKSKELDCEMKFAIFLPAAASDGKLPVVYWLSGLTCNETNFIQKAGAQRYASEQGLIVVCPDTSPRGVNLPGEDDSWDFGSGAGFYVDATKDPWSKHYKMFSYVTQELIDVINNNFPTVPDKQSIMGHSMGGHGALICALKNPGLYKSVSAFAPISNPTKCPWGLKAFGGYFGEDSKDEWKNWDASELVADYNGPPLELYVDQGTEDSFLKDGQLLPNNLVEACKAAQIPCVLHMREGYDHSYFYIASFIEEHLAYHARHLK; this is translated from the coding sequence atgaCGGTGATAACGCTTATCTCGTCCAACAAATGCTTCGGCGGGTTGCAAAAAATCTACTCGCACAAGTCCAAGGAGCTAGACTGTGAGATGAAGTTTGCCATCTTCTTGCCAGCCGCGGCCTCAGATGGAAAGCTTCCGGTTGTGTACTGGCTCAGCGGACTTACTTGCAACGAGACCAACTTCATCCAGAAAGCCGGAGCCCAGCGATACGCTTCCGAGCAGGGCCTGATTGTGGTTTGTCCGGACACTTCGCCTCGGGGTGTCAATTTGCCCGGTGAAGATGACTCGTgggactttggcagcggtgccGGGTTCTACGTGGATGCTACCAAGGATCCCTGGAGCAAGCACTACAAAATGTTTAGCTACGTGACCCAGGAACTTATCGACGTAATCAACAATAACTTCCCGACTGTTCCGGATAAGCAAAGCATCATGGGCCACAGTATGGGCGGCCACGGGGCGCTAATTTGTGCGTTGAAGAACCCGGGTCTCTACAAATCGGTGTCGGCCTTTGCTCCGATTAGCAATCCGACCAAATGTCCCTGGGGATTGAAAGCATTCGGAGGCTACTTCGGCGAGGACAGTAAGGATGAATGGAAGAACTGGGATGCTTCGGAGCTAGTTGCTGACTACAATGGGCCGCCGTTGGAGTTGTACGTGGACCAGGGAACTGAGGACAGCTTCTTGAAGGATGGTCAACTACTGCCTAACAATCTGGTGGAGGCATGCAAAGCAGCTCAGATCCCTTGCGTATTGCACATGAGAGAAGGGTACGATCATAGCTATTTCTACATCGCTTCCTTCATTGAGGAGCACCTAGCTTATCACGCTAGACACCTGAAGTAG